The Meleagris gallopavo isolate NT-WF06-2002-E0010 breed Aviagen turkey brand Nicholas breeding stock unplaced genomic scaffold, Turkey_5.1 ChrUn_random_7180001870368, whole genome shotgun sequence DNA segment CGATCCCGACGGCGTCGTGCCGGCTCTGAGCTCCGTGCCACGCAGAGCTGGAGGCgctggcagagcagtgcccGCAGCCCCGCTACCACACCGTGTGCGAGATCTTCGGCACCAGGGTCATCTGGAAGAACGCCGTCATCCTCGGCTTCACCGCGTGAGCGCAGCGGCACCGGGCTTCTCCAAAACCCCCGTCCCCAACCCTTCTCATCacacccccatccccaccccgCAGGTTCATCGGCTCCGGCATCCGGCACTGCTTCACCCGCAATCTGGCCCCGCACCTCCCGCGTTTCCTGCCCGCGTACTTCGCGCTGCGGGGCCCCGAGGCGGCCGCGTGCCTTTTCCTCTGCGTCACCGCGGAGCGCTGCGGGCGTCgcgctgtgctgctgctgtgcaccgTGCTGACCGGCACCGcctcgctgctgctgctggcgcTCACCCAGTGTAAGGAGCCAGGAGGGGGGTTGGGGGCGCTGAGGTTTGCACCCTCACGGCTCTCCCCCCACCCATAGACCTCCTGGAGCTCATCGTGCTGATGCTGTCCGTGCTGGGGGTCACCGCCTCGCACGCCGTCACCATGCTCAGCATCTTCTTCGCC contains these protein-coding regions:
- the LOC104916122 gene encoding putative solute carrier family 22 member 31, giving the protein APCHAELEALAEQCPQPRYHTVCEIFGTRVIWKNAVILGFTAFIGSGIRHCFTRNLAPHLPRFLPAYFALRGPEAAACLFLCVTAERCGRRAVLLLCTVLTGTASLLLLALTQYLLELIVLMLSVLGVTASHAVTMLSIFFASEVLPTVVRGAGLGLVVGANLVGSAAAPIAAVASSRGFFLHHLVFASFAILAVLSIMLLPES